The Candidatus Binatia bacterium genomic interval CGAGGAGCACCAGCAGGCCGTGATCCTTCGTATCGAATTCGGATACTCGCACGCGCGCATCGCCGAGGCGCTGGGAAAGCCCTCGACCGACGCGGCGCGGGTCATGGTCTCGCGCGCCCTGATCCAGCTTGCGAGGAAGATCGATGATGCCTGAGGAACCCTCACGGTCGCTGGGGCCGCCCGTTTCGTCGGACACGCCGGGGGCCGAGAATCTCGCGGCCGCGGCCGAGGCGGTCGCCGACGGAACGCGCGTGGACTGGAGCCGGGTCGCGGATTCGCGCGGCCTCTCGGGGCTCAAGCTGATCGAACAGCTCGGACACGCCTACGCCGGGGAGACCGCCGCCGAGGCGGGCGGTGGGGCTCCCGCCGCCCGAACGTTCGAGCCGGGGGATCGACTGGGCCCCTACCGTATCGACGGCGAGCTGGGACGCGGCGGGATGGGCGTGGTGTATCTCGCGCGCGACCTGCGCCTCGATCGCGAAGTGGCCGTCAAGGCGCTCCCGGCGGAGCTCGCGGCCAATCCGGGCGCGCTCGAACGCCTGAGCCGCGAAGCCCGGATCCTCGCCTCGTTGGACCATCCCGGGATCGCGGTCATCCACGGCATGGAGGAGACCGCCGAAGGCGCGCGCTTCCTCGTGCTGGAGCGCGTGCGAGGCGCCACGCTTGCCGCGCGGCTTCGCGCCGGCGCGATGCCGATCTCCGAGGCCCTGCACGTAGCCACGCAGATCGCCGAGGCGTTTCAGGTGGCGCACGAAGGCGGTGTCATCCACCGGGATCTGAAGCCGGGGAACGTGATGATCACCGCGAATGGGCGCGTGAAGGTGCTCGATTTCGGCCTCGCGCGCGCGGAGCGTTTTTCCCCGGCGAGCGGCGGTCCCGGGGCCGGCGCGGACGGCGGAGGCCGTGACGCCGCGGAGGGCCCGGTCGAGGGGACGGCCGGATACGTGAGCCCCGAGCGCCTGGGCGGAGTGGAAGACGCGCGGGCCGACGTCTTCGCGTTCGGCGCCGTGCTCTACGAGTGCCTCACCGGTATGCCGGCCTTTCCGGGCGGCTCGTCCGAGGATGTCCTCGCGGCGGTCCTGGAGCGCGATCCCGACCTCACGCGGCTCCCGGAGGAAACGCCTGAGCCGATCCGGCACCTCATCGTGGCGTCGCTCGAGAAGGATCCCGAGCGCAGGCTCGGCACGATGGATTCGGTCCTGGCCCTGCTGCGTCGCGGTCGCACGGCGGGACCGGGGAGCCGGGCCGCGTCGAGCACCCCGAACAACCTGCCGCCCGAGCGCACCCGCTTCGTGGGCCGCGGGGAGAGTCTCCGGGATTGCGAGTCGCTTCTCGCATCGGGTCGGCTCCTCACGCTGACCGGCACCGGCGGCGCGGGAAAGACGCGCCTGGCGCTCCGGCTGGCCTCGCGAGCCCTGGAGCGCGCCCGCGATGGCGTCTGGTTCGTAGATCTGAGTCCTGTGGCCGAGCCCTCGCGCGTCCCCTTCGCCGTCGCGGATGCCATGTCGCTGCGCGAACAGCCCGGCATTCCTCTGTCGCGGACGCTGCTCGAGCGGCTGCGCGATGCCGAGGCGCTCCTGGTGCTCGACAATTGCGAGCACCTCCTGGAGGCCTGCCGGTCCCTGGTCCTCGATCTGCGGGACGGGTGCCGCGGCCTCACCGTGCTCGCGACCAGCCGGGAAGCGCTGGGTCTGGAGGGCGAGCGGAGCTATGAAGTGCCCATGCTCCC includes:
- a CDS encoding protein kinase; translation: MMPEEPSRSLGPPVSSDTPGAENLAAAAEAVADGTRVDWSRVADSRGLSGLKLIEQLGHAYAGETAAEAGGGAPAARTFEPGDRLGPYRIDGELGRGGMGVVYLARDLRLDREVAVKALPAELAANPGALERLSREARILASLDHPGIAVIHGMEETAEGARFLVLERVRGATLAARLRAGAMPISEALHVATQIAEAFQVAHEGGVIHRDLKPGNVMITANGRVKVLDFGLARAERFSPASGGPGAGADGGGRDAAEGPVEGTAGYVSPERLGGVEDARADVFAFGAVLYECLTGMPAFPGGSSEDVLAAVLERDPDLTRLPEETPEPIRHLIVASLEKDPERRLGTMDSVLALLRRGRTAGPGSRAASSTPNNLPPERTRFVGRGESLRDCESLLASGRLLTLTGTGGAGKTRLALRLASRALERARDGVWFVDLSPVAEPSRVPFAVADAMSLREQPGIPLSRTLLERLRDAEALLVLDNCEHLLEACRSLVLDLRDGCRGLTVLATSREALGLEGERSYEVPMLPVPEPSESVDPATLMRYESVELYVDRATLAAPDFALDASNAADVARTCRALDGIPLAVELAAAR